The genomic window CTGTGGCTAATGAggaactctttcctttctccttctagaCACTATATATTTCAATAACATGGCCACATCATATAGCTGACACTGAGTTTATATCAAATGAAACCTCTAAAGTTTTCTTTGCATCAAGTGttgtcttgccatgtttttcccCTATTGTATTTGTGGAAGCTGGTTTTTGTAACCCAAGTCTGGATCTTATTAATTTACCTAATAGGCCTATTGTCTAATCCAAATTTCTATCTCCAAGGTTACTGGGACAAGAAATATGTCCCAATGGAAAgtgtaaggtcccttctagccctatgCAAATTCTTGTACCTCAGTGGACTTAATCAGGTGCACTTAACCTTTACTGTGTATGGACCCCTCCTCTGGCATTACAGGGAAGCCtgtggactccttctcagaagaatgcttttaaatgcttaaaataaaacacaaaggattagaaagaaaacaaattttgttgaaaaaaaaaaagaaattcatgtgCCCCTGGGTTAGGAACCTCTGGACTAGGTATTCTCTAAAGTTTCTACCTTGAAGTCCTATGATTTGATGTGTCCTGCTGAAATCTCAACAAACTGTAAGGTTCAAATCACAGGATTTCTCTGATCTCCTAGTCTAATATTTACCGCTCATGGCGACTAAAAATGTACCACTCCTAGGATGCTATGAAGTGAACAGAATGTTCATTCAATGTTTCCTCTAAAAACACTACTCTGCTaagttacaaaaatataatatgaCAAAATCTTTGCCCCTGAGTAACTAACATTCTACTTGGGGGAACAGACATCTATACAGAGAAATATATAGATAAGTACAAGCTGAAGTAAGTATGGAATAATTGGGCAAAGGCAAGATGCAGAGAAAGTACCCTAGGAAAATCTGAAGATGGAAAAAACTGAGGATCAGGAAATGAGCACAGCGTTGAAGACAAAGCCTCTaaaaggcaaagatgaggaaggagtgcatttcaggcatgaaggGAAAGTCTAGACAAGTCCACGAATGTAGATTCAGGAGTGTTCTAGTAATCGAGTTTCTTGGAAAAGTAGGCTGGGAGACAGGCTAGTGAGGGCCctaaatgccaagctaaggaaACTTCGTTTTACATTAAAAGCAACTGGAAACCACCATGCAAGAAAGTGACAAAATCAGCccttaggaagattactttgacagaTGTGTGAAATATAATTTGGAGAACGGAGGATAATAGAGACAAAGGAGACCAATAAGAAGACTGTAAGAAGAGTTCAGCTGAGAGATGACAAGGACTTGAGTTAGAATGCAGCTGTAAAGAtggatttaataaaaaaaagaggtaaaatcaACACGTCGGATgtggggagtgggaaggaagagttaaagatgggCTTGAAGTTTCAAGCCTAGGTAACAAGAATACAATGAACAGAAACAGGGATGTtttggagaaagagagggggtttaagagagaaaaatgatcagtttagttttggatatgttgcATTTGAACTTCCAGTGAGAACTCCAGTGAGTGGAGATATTTAGGAAAGAAATGTGGAGGGAGGTTAAGGCTAGATATGTGGATTTGGGGATCATCTTGAGAGAGGTGATAATCCTATGCATGAGATGGTGCAAATACCtatttttacaaaagaggaaacaaggatcaatcagaggttaagtaattttcccacaCAGTAACTAGAGGAcctaggacttgaactcaagattATTTTACCTCAAATTCTCTTTCCGCTATAAATGTGCTGCATTTCAAAAGGCTTAAGTTATGCTAAGAAGTTAAGTTAGCTATTAGAGGTAGGATTTTACTGGTTGTAAGTTTTATCAATGTTTTTAATCAAATATATATCTAAGATAAACCAAAGAGTCTCCTTTGgagatttaaaagaaatggaCTGATTATCATCTTTGAAGCACAGGTGTTAAACACTACTACCTAAAGGTAAAGGAGAAATCAAATGATGTCTTGAGAATCAGATATCTGCTTCAATGAGGCAAGAATCAAAAGACATTGTTCCTGGACTGGAACAAATTCATGAATAACTTACAATACCATTTGTCCCTGCTGAGCAGCTAGCACCAAATGCCATCTCAAACACTTACCTCCATTGTCAATCAGCCACCGATTCTGACTACCCATAGGGTCCTTCTTTTTGATTACACCCACAAGGTCTCCCTCGAGGAGTGACACATCTAAATCCTGGGCAGCATTGAAATTCCTTTCTGCTTGGAAGAGTTTTTCAGGGGGATATTTCCCCAGCAGGGTAGTACGGAGTTCATCTGACTGTAGCATATAACTTGGCTGAAAAGTAACACAAAAGGTACAAGTGATTAATAATGGTTCCTCATTTGGATTAATTCACAACCTGCTCAAAGAGAGTCTCAGAAACAATGACAAAAGTCTCCTCTCATAAAAATGTAAGACCTAaaagcaccaggcctagagtcaggaagatctgagttcaaatccagcttcaaaccctttctagctctgagaagtcatttcatctgtttgcctcagtttcctcatctataaaaacagGGGTAAGAAGgctgttgttgtgaagatcaaataagtgcttagcacagtgcctggcacacagtaagctctatataaatgttagctattaccaTCATGACTCCTTGGCCTCATTACAGATACAGGCCAAGAACTTTGGTGTTCAATTTCTTCCTATCTGGGTTaagaaaaattatcattttatcttCGTATATATAATTTGGCCAAAAAGTAGGTGAattaactggggaatgaatgaataactagTAAAATAATGCAATGGGATATGCTTGTGCTGCAAGAAaccaaatatgaagaatttagaaaaaaaaaagtgtcaacagttgaatgaattaaatagaaccaggaaactATACACCATGACTACaatatgtaaatgaaaaatatattcaaCCAAAGCCAAATACCACGTTATTGCAATGACTATTCTTGGCCTTAGAGAAGAGGGAACACatacctctcttccttctttgaagaACAGTGGTTCAATGAGGGAGGACACTGCTCTATGTCAGGTGGTTTGGTTACctgcttttctttgttatgagggaAAGCTCATTGGGTTTGTGTAAGGATTGGgataatattaaaacaaatgcaTTACTaaaaaggtaattttttaaaaattaaaatgataaaagttggaattttttaaaaaagtaacctTTTCATTATATAGTAAAGACATATTATAATTTCTAAGAAGGAATTAATTCCCTTCTAATAATTATCAAGATCAGTTCCAAAGTATGCTTTTCAGagaaatgaatgggataaatACATTCTGTGGAAATTACAACTTCATGACTCCAGGTATCTTTGATAGAACCTAGACAAGAACAgaattctccttttccatctgctacAATATTTAAGCTCCTACAAACTCTGTATGAAGACCGCTTCTGGTCACACTGGCTTGGGTACACAAACTTCTTCTGTGGAAGTAGTCTTGGACTCACCAAACCCTGAAGAGGCTTCCGAGAAGACTGGCGCTCCATAGTTTTTCTCTCAAAGGGCTTCTTAGTGACTggaagagactctgggaagaaagTAAAGACCTGGAGCTGCTGAAGAACTCGGCTGTGCTCTTCATGGAAGACGGCGATAAGGTTTCCCTCTCTGTCAGCAACTTTAAGCAGCTAGAGCCCACGAAAAGGAGAGCAATGATAAGGCAGGGAAAgaatcaaaaagaagaaagaactgcAGGAATGAATGCTTCCATCAAAATTAATTCTGGAAGTAAAAGCTCTGCTTCAGTCCACCCCATGTAAAGAGTCAACAACCACGGGCTGGAGTATCAACTCTAACAACTCTATGCACAGTCAAAATGCAAAACTGACCAGCCTATTTAACCTGGCCAAGAGAAGACACGGGGACAGAGGATCActgacttcaagtatttgaaaaaaagtttgtagaagagtttttgttttgtttgttaaaGTGGAAGTTTCAGGAAGGCTATTttttcaatataaggaaaaacatcACAATGATTTTAAGTAGTCCAACAGGGATATGAATTGCCTTGGGAAGTATTAAGTTTCCCACAACAAGAGACCTTCAAGTAGAGGTCGGATGAGTACTGTTAGAGATATTGTAGAGATGGCTCCTGCTCAGGTAAGGGGCAGACTCTGTGATCTGTGAGGTTCTCATTCTGATGAAATGAGAGAAACTTCCAGAGCAGATATCTCACCAACAACGAAAGAAGATCAAGAATGCAAATTGTAACTAGGCTTGATCCAGGGCCAGATCTTACCAACTGGGATTTACATTATTTACCAGATAATACTGTTATTTTCCATACCAAATGAGTAAAATTTCAGAAAAGGCTGCTTTTCACTCATATCACTAAAGGGAATAAGGCACTCACTGTGAGCAGTGGCTGCAACTCCTGCAGGGCCCGATGGACAAAATCACAGTGTGCCTCCGCATAGCCATGGATGCAATTGGAGAAAAGGCCTTGGGCATAATGTCTAAATTTAGGGAGTTCATCCAACAACTGCGCATTTAAGGCCTCATAGTTGTTACGGGCAGACTGCAGTTCTTCCAAAGTTTTCTTGTCCTTCAACTTTTCTGCCCGTTCTGTGCAATTGTAGAAGTCCAACAACTTATCAAAGCGTTTCTGGACGAGCTTGTGGGGTCCTGTGAACATGCTCAAAAGCTGGTTCAAGGGTGAGATGACAAGCCTTTCTGTCCTCTCTTTCtgtggggaaaagaaaggaacattgtttgggcaaattacttggtGTACTCAGTCTGCACTGTCTGTCCACATTTGTCATTTGTTCACACACTGGAATATAGACCCATTTGTAAGGATTCATAACAGTATAATATTCATCTATAGCATTCCAGGATGAGTGACATTATTTCACACTTCCACATTCTAAAtttctatctattcatttatcCAGTTTGCCCAGCATTCACCAACATGCAAGCAAATGCGTTTAATAAGTGATGTTAATCAGATCTCCACCTGAAGTTTCACCAATTAATGTAAACTGATGATTAATACCAAAGTATACACCTAAAAAAGATTAATATTCAAATTGCAAACCAGGTCTGATTGCCTTAATTTTGTATGGCTTGAATATAACTTAAATTGAAGTAAATGAACCAAAAGCCTGAAGTTAGCACAACTTAAGAACTTACAAGTAATTCCTACATATTTACATTTCTAGAATTTTTTCTAGGACCTGGACGAATTATGAGTAGTAAGGACGCCAACTTGTAAGAAATAGTACCAGAGGAAGCCACTTACAAAATCTGTGAAGAGCTGGTCACTGATATAACGATGCACTTTCTCAAACTTCTCCAAgtctccatttcccttctccatacaCACATCCCACATGCTGATAGCAGCCAAAACTTTCATACATGCTGATTCCTGGAGCAAGAATCATAACAAATCCTATAATCAAGGCAGCCTATTACAGCTGAAAAaaagactagatttgaagtcagaaaaactggaaTCAAATTTTGGTTCTGCTATTTACTATTTATGTAACTTtgttacttaacctttctaggcCTGTTTCTTAAtctaagaaatgaggaagttgtACTAGTCCTATTCAAGATCTATGAATCACACTCTCAAAATTAAAGGTTGTCCCTCCTTTCTGTTAACAACTTGTTAACAAATCCTGCTGGGTTGGAGAAAAATACTTTGCAAGGGAGGTTTATTGCCTATTTCATTAAAACAAAATGTATCGACAAATTTAAGTAAATAATACATAAACACGACTGGTTGGTTATTTACTCACACGAATATGCTGAAGGTAGAGGGAAAGGTCCCGGATAAAAGACTTAATAAGTCTTTCTTGCATTCTGAAGTTCTTCTCCGTTTCTTCAAATGCTTCATCTCTTATCTGTATAAAATAAACAGTAAATACatagtctttctttctgtctacagTCAAGTCACAATGCTTGATTAAAGCCCGAGAAACAGGTCTCTCTTAAACATTTCATCATTCTATTTGGCTCCCAATTTCCAAATGGACCAACCCTAACTTGCTATGCCTGCCTTTTCAAGCCATATAATTCAGGTCTGTACTTTACCCATCCAACCACATTTCCCACTATTCTTTGACAAGAACATTGTTCTGGTCTGATCAGGTTGCTCTCATTATTGTCCCTGGCACAGGCCATATTCATTCTAACTGCCATGCTTTCCTTCTTGTTCCCTTAATCTATAAagcttttccctcttctccactgGCTTAACTCCTTTATGTTATTTAAGGCTCATCTCAAAtatcacttcctccatgaagtttCTCCTGAATCTCCAGCTTTCATTGTTTCTTCCTATGAACCATGAGGAACTCACTGGACACACTATATAATTAGTTatattttgttctcattttttaatgTATGTTAGTCTCATCTCTTCCTGATAGCTCTTTAAGGTCAAGAAACAAGTTTCATGTATCTGTATTCCCAATTAGGTATTCACAGAGCAACAGAACCAGTGGCTTCAGGTTCTTCAACTTAACTGCTGACATACACTAGAATGGTTAgctaaagaagggagagaatttctgGAATGAAAAGGTTATCTTAtggtgggaggagagggaaggtagCAGATATCTGGGGATTATTGAAGAAATGTGTCGTAAGTCACTCCCTAAGTCTTGGTATATATTCCAAGAGACAGATGAGGCTCTATTCTTAAGAAAAGTGCTTTTTATTCTTCAACTCAAACTCATGTACAGAACTCATGCAAGAACAGCTGCTACACCAGCTAATCATGAACAAACACATTAACCTTCTCTTCAGCAGCCCAAGATATGCTAGGATCTTACCTGAGGAGCAAAGCCTGTGAGGTGTTTCAGGTGACTGCTTACTCTGTTGGATTTCTTAATGATGGAGTGGATGTTAAGTTTAGAGATTTTCTCCATTAGGCTGTCTTCATCTCCTTTACGGTACTTGAGGACTAAAGAGCAAAACTCAAGTCAGTGACTGAACAAATACTTTCTAAAATGTTGACAGGGATTAGAGTATTTGGCTATAAAACTGAGATTTAGTACCAAAACAATACCTAATTCCCATCCTCACTGAAGAAACAGAATGATATACGCTATACATACTGACTACAACTATGTAAAAATTGTAACAAAACCCCTAAaacatacaactgggaaaaaaaaagacctccaAAAAGAAGATGTAAACAGTGTTTTTGTTACTATCTTGTTAATGTTAGAGAGCTAAATAACTGAAGTTATAGTGGTATTATGACTTCATTTATACATCTGTGTAGCTAAATGTTAGTTCTTGATTGTAGTTACTTAGTTTAGAATGACTATTCATAAAAATTACATCCCTAAGCAATTCCACCATTCTCTACTGTAACTTGTACCTATCTTTTCTGCCAACTTCTCTTAAAAGGGCTTTTCTTCTCATAACCTcctttttttctaggaattttgtCATGCCAATCTTACCCAGGTCCTTTCGACGTTTATATTCGTTGATGTTAACATTGATCTCCTTGACAGCAAGGACAGCATTGGCTAAAGGAACTTTGTCAGGGTGAGACTCTGGAGTGGAATTCAGGAGCTCCATTAGCAGCAGTGGGTAACGCATAACTCTTTGCACTGGTTTGATGAGGAAGGAGCCCAAATTAATGTAGTTTGTGCAACCCCTGTAGAAGAAAAAGAGGTTTTCATCAATCATCACAACTTTTGTGTCACTTACAGGCAAAACATAATATTTGTACTTATAAAAGAGATTATATCAGAAAAgtcaatgaacaaatgaatggatTGACATAGCAAGTAACAAAGGAACTTACCATTCACTGTACAGGCTCCTATAAGGCAGAGAAcatgaaagtaaaaaagaaacaatttgttaGCGGCTTTTTACATTAATCTCAAGGCATGGATATCCAATGGTTATACCAAATcacaaggaaaaagaggaaactaGAAATTCTTGCCATATCTAGGCTattagaaagaagagataaaccTTGTTAACTTCAAATATTTCTTTACTCAGGCGTCTGGTACTGTACAAGGACTGGACATAGGATTTAGAATTTGAGAAAGATTTATGTGtctgccttccctcccccctctcctcccctccccctgaaaTGGTTGGTTTGGCAAATGGCTGTTTTTCAAATGGTGGTAGGAAAAGTGAAGAATTAAATCTCTAACCTTGTATATATGTGAAGAATCTGTGATCTAACATATCTTATTATTTGCGGTCTCTCTTAAAGATATAACTCTGTTATATCTAGGGAAATGTGGCTCGGTGATTTGCCAACACTAACAGTACTTGGTCTTTGTCCTCATCCTGGGGATTATTTACTTGGACACAACCTCTGTTCCTGACGCTTTAGGGAAAATTTTGGGTCCCCTTGAATCTACAGACCTAGAAATGTTAACTCAACACAGAGAGAACTTCAAATATAAATCAACCCAAAAGAGTTCCAACTAAAGTCTCTATAAGTAAAACTAACAGGAGTAACAAAGTGTAATGATAGGATTTTAGCATGGACCTCTAAACCACAGCAAGGTACAGAAATCCTTAGATCAAAACTGGTAGAAAGAAAGGATTTTAACTACTCAGGcatcttgagggaaaaaaaatggtataCATATCATTATTTAAGTTCTTGAGAATAAGAAAAATTAGTATAGTACCACCTTTTCCTCACAAGAAATGAAACACATTGGAATAAACTGCAAAGGGAATGATTTCAGTAACTTTAGAGATAGAAAAGATCCCCATTTGCCCCCCACAATTCCCCTATCCCACACACCATAATTTTCAaaaacagggactatttttgttcCCTTTTAGGGATCAGGCTTATAAAACTTTATCTGGGATTGTGGAAGGAGGTAAGAAGAGGGAGGCACTAGATTTGGTTTGAGAACTATGGGGATTTGAACTTTACTTTGGTGTACATTGTTCAGAGCAGAGGCAGTGAGTGATATACTAAGAGAAGGAACATAGAGCATGTAAAGGGTGATATATAAGAGCAGGAGAAATAACCCCTGAATTAAGAAGGATTTTATGTGAATAAAAAGcagttcaaggggaaaaaaagatctaaaatGAAAAGTTAAGGGAGGTAGAGTTAACAGGAAAAAAGTCAGGATGCAGAATCTAGCATTCAACTCTTAAAAAAGCTTTTCtcctgatgatgaagcatgctctTTATTTCCAGGGAAAGGGGCAGTTTAATACAATTCTCGAGATTGTTTTGGCCTCAGGATCCCtttacattctttaaaaaaattattacgAATCccacaaagagcttttgtttacgTGAATTACATTCAttgatatttatcatattagaaattaaaatgtcgcAGTACTATTAGGAAAACATTTCTGATCTTGCAGACCCCTTAGGAAGGACTTGGGGGCCATGTTTTGATAACAGCTGAACTAGAGACAGAATGAAGTATATTATTTCCAGAAATGACCAATGTGTAAGGTTTAGACCGTCTCTATACGTCTTGGCAGTTTTTATTTGGGGGAGATCAAAGTG from Notamacropus eugenii isolate mMacEug1 chromosome 1, mMacEug1.pri_v2, whole genome shotgun sequence includes these protein-coding regions:
- the DNMBP gene encoding dynamin-binding protein isoform X3, which gives rise to MTLLSSQSASLQSPSVSVASEDPEQRMLEKRAKVVEELLQTERDYVRDLEMCIEQIMVPLQQAQVQNMDFEALFGNIQMVVTVSKQLLAALETTDTVGPVFLEHRDELEGVYKVYCQNHDEAIALLEVYEKEEKIQKHLLEYLENLKSLYSEWGCTNYINLGSFLIKPVQRVMRYPLLLMELLNSTPESHPDKVPLANAVLAVKEINVNINEYKRRKDLVLKYRKGDEDSLMEKISKLNIHSIIKKSNRVSSHLKHLTGFAPQIRDEAFEETEKNFRMQERLIKSFIRDLSLYLQHIRESACMKVLAAISMWDVCMEKGNGDLEKFEKVHRYISDQLFTDFKERTERLVISPLNQLLSMFTGPHKLVQKRFDKLLDFYNCTERAEKLKDKKTLEELQSARNNYEALNAQLLDELPKFRHYAQGLFSNCIHGYAEAHCDFVHRALQELQPLLTLLKVADREGNLIAVFHEEHSRVLQQLQVFTFFPESLPVTKKPFERKTMERQSSRKPLQGLPSYMLQSDELRTTLLGKYPPEKLFQAERNFNAAQDLDVSLLEGDLVGVIKKKDPMGSQNRWLIDNGVTKGFVYSSFLKPYNSRRSHSDASVGSHSSTESEHSNSSPKFPRQSSNNALSINPGNVVADASGPLQQPTQSSALWQESGQENVHTSSNSVVPEEAPSRCLLDKDSPSQTRSWNPVDMVDLTRDVDQRTPAVRGYRHTSHPVTVSQVVPRRNGQPRQGGDLLKGCSKMPPSVEDPNEELESVEAAGNQVYFAVYTFKARSPNELSVLANQKLRILEFKDVTGNKEWWLAELNGKRGYVPSNYIRKTEYT